The genomic stretch TGTGACTGCATCACCTGTCCTGGCTGCTGTGAATACATTGTAACTGTTACACCTATTACAATAACAGAAGGTGTAATTACTGCAACTGTTAGCAATGGTAGAATAGCTGCATTGGCTCAAGATATAAAATAGAATGCATAACATATTGAAGATTAAAAGAGCAAAGACGATTTAGTTGTCTTTGTTCTTTTTTTATTTTAAAAAGAAAAGGACTTGTTAGAATAGAATCCATCACTGATTCAATAAAACAACATATAATGTAATAGAAATGGAGTGTACGTGTTGTAAGAGCATTATAGAGATAAAGGATATTTTTTAAAAGTATACTCTAATCATATAAAACGAAAAATTAATAAAATATTGGAGGGATAATTTAATGTCCTGTAACCATAGTTATGGAAATCATAAAGATTATAAACCAGATAGGGGCTGGGCCAAGTGTAAAGAAAAAAATCCTGAACCTAAAAAGATACTACTAGAATGCGGAGAAGGAACTGGAAGTAGAATCTTTACATCATCAGACGATCCTCCCTTTCAACTAGCCCATGTTACTCTTGATACAACCTGTTTAAATAGACCAGAAGTTTTAATAAAGTTTTCTAGTATCGTTCGTATGGATAACCTAGCAGTGGATGACCAAGATGGAACCGTTAGACTACAATACGAATTATTTAGGGTATGTAACCATNCGTTAGACTACAATACGAATTATTTAGGGTATGTAACCATGAAGAGCCAAAAT from Anaeromicrobium sediminis encodes the following:
- a CDS encoding DUF4489 domain-containing protein; its protein translation is MSCNHSYGNHKDYKPDRGWAKCKEKNPEPKKILLECGEGTGSRIFTSSDDPPFQLAHVTLDTTCLNRPEVLIKFSSIVRMDNLAVDDQDGTVRLQYELFRVCNHXLDYNTNYLGYVTMKSQN